A part of Nitrospinota bacterium genomic DNA contains:
- a CDS encoding endonuclease/exonuclease/phosphatase family protein → MKKLAFLILPFLFALPSPNLSAEEIKLASWNIRNISDASRSDAELGIISLVLFRYDFIAIQEVRTDDKAIKRIQKILKDDFQVDYEIDVSGPVGDKGERYAFLWRKDRISQTKAGSFYSDTNDQFVREPYCGSFQASSFDWTLCAVHIKFGANQADRRPEIEAMDDVYRAIKAQGQERDIITCGDFNFPPTDHGWDELKSEDLMSFAMSSPARTTIGDKSLYDNCWWPTFTSEVILGSGEVYEFDELMYPEGAVCRAWLSTHL, encoded by the coding sequence ATGAAGAAACTCGCTTTTCTTATCCTGCCTTTCCTTTTTGCCTTACCGAGTCCAAATTTATCCGCCGAAGAAATCAAGTTGGCAAGTTGGAATATTCGGAATATTTCCGATGCAAGCCGTTCCGATGCCGAACTTGGTATTATCAGCCTTGTCTTATTCCGTTATGACTTTATAGCCATTCAGGAAGTCCGAACGGACGATAAAGCCATCAAGCGCATTCAGAAGATCCTCAAGGATGATTTTCAAGTTGATTATGAAATTGATGTCAGCGGTCCCGTGGGAGACAAAGGGGAGAGGTACGCCTTCTTATGGCGGAAGGATCGCATTTCCCAGACCAAGGCAGGCTCTTTCTACTCCGACACTAACGACCAATTCGTCCGAGAGCCTTATTGTGGCTCCTTTCAGGCCAGTTCGTTTGATTGGACCTTATGTGCGGTTCATATAAAGTTTGGCGCTAATCAAGCCGATCGTCGCCCTGAAATCGAAGCCATGGATGATGTATATAGAGCCATTAAAGCCCAGGGACAGGAGCGGGATATTATTACCTGCGGGGACTTTAATTTTCCACCAACCGACCATGGTTGGGATGAACTGAAATCAGAGGATTTAATGAGTTTTGCCATGTCGTCTCCGGCCAGGACAACCATTGGGGATAAGTCCCTCTATGATAATTGCTGGTGGCCGACCTTCACTTCTGAAGTGATTTTGGGAAGTGGAGAGGTGTACGAATTTGACGAATTGATGTATCCAGAGGGGGCTGTTTGTCGGGCATGGCTTTCAACTCACCTTTAA
- a CDS encoding Y-family DNA polymerase — MKIFALVDCNNFYASCERVFDPRLKKRPIVVLSNNDGCIVARSNEVKALGIPMGVPFFEQKAVLKKHNVAVFSSNYQLYGDMSQRVMESLRLFSPDMEVYSIDEAFLRLDYLEPRDLIEYCKTIRSKILQWTGIPVSIGIGPSKVLAKVANHVAKKKTDDGVFDIRSQPAQDEILKTLDVQKLWGVGSRWADRLGRMGIHKASELRDASPTMIRKQLSVVGERILRELRGQSCIDLEDIQPKKNIMSSKSFGKLLTEKEPIEEALSNYAARACEKLRKQNSRAQAVYVFVQTNGFRETDKQYSNAMTCTLTIPTSDTRLIIGAAKLCLNRIYKPGYRYKKVGIMLLDLIPASLEQTNLFASSDHHPGDHLMGIVDRINKGHGPDTLFFGAQGVNREWKMRCGLRSPRYTTQWDELLKVS, encoded by the coding sequence GTGAAAATCTTCGCCCTGGTCGATTGCAACAATTTCTATGCGTCCTGCGAGCGCGTGTTTGATCCCCGCCTAAAGAAACGCCCCATTGTCGTATTATCCAATAATGATGGTTGTATTGTCGCCCGGTCCAATGAGGTCAAGGCCCTGGGCATTCCCATGGGTGTACCTTTTTTTGAGCAAAAAGCAGTTCTCAAGAAACATAACGTCGCTGTATTTTCCTCCAATTATCAGCTTTACGGCGATATGTCCCAGAGGGTGATGGAAAGCCTCCGCCTATTTTCTCCTGACATGGAGGTCTATTCGATCGATGAAGCATTTTTACGGTTGGATTATTTAGAACCGCGTGACCTGATTGAATACTGCAAAACCATTCGATCTAAAATTCTACAGTGGACCGGGATTCCCGTATCCATTGGCATTGGTCCGTCCAAAGTGCTGGCGAAGGTCGCCAATCACGTTGCGAAAAAAAAGACGGATGATGGAGTGTTCGATATTCGAAGTCAGCCGGCACAAGATGAAATTCTAAAAACTCTCGATGTCCAAAAGCTATGGGGAGTTGGCAGTAGGTGGGCTGATCGCCTGGGCCGAATGGGTATTCACAAAGCTTCGGAACTCAGAGACGCGAGTCCCACTATGATCCGCAAGCAACTTTCGGTTGTCGGGGAACGTATATTGCGTGAACTGAGGGGACAATCCTGCATCGACCTGGAAGACATTCAGCCCAAAAAAAATATCATGTCATCCAAGTCGTTTGGCAAACTGCTAACCGAAAAGGAACCCATAGAAGAAGCGCTATCCAACTACGCGGCGCGGGCCTGTGAAAAGCTCAGAAAGCAAAACAGTAGAGCGCAAGCGGTGTATGTGTTCGTTCAGACCAATGGATTCCGGGAAACCGACAAGCAATACAGCAATGCCATGACCTGCACTTTAACGATTCCTACGAGCGACACCCGCCTCATCATTGGCGCCGCAAAGCTTTGCTTGAACCGAATCTATAAACCTGGATATCGCTATAAAAAAGTAGGTATTATGCTACTGGATCTCATCCCTGCATCGTTGGAACAGACGAATTTGTTTGCCAGCTCCGACCATCACCCAGGCGACCATTTGATGGGCATTGTGGATCGAATCAATAAGGGCCACGGACCCGACACTTTATTTTTCGGGGCGCAGGGTGTGAACAGAGAGTGGAAAATGCGGTGCGGGTTGCGCTCGCCGCGATACACAACACAGTGGGATGAACTCTTAAAGGTGAGTTGA
- a CDS encoding tetratricopeptide repeat protein, which yields YRLSAEQGDADAQYNLGWMYAKGQGVTQDYKEAVKWYRLAAEQGNASAQFNLGLMYSKGEGVTQDDKEAVKWFRLSAEQGIAEAQSNLGLMYYNGQGVTQDYVLAHMWFNIAGSNGQKVAIENRGIVEKRMTPQQIEKAQEMARNWKPKTK from the coding sequence TATCGTCTTTCAGCAGAACAAGGAGATGCTGATGCACAATACAACTTGGGATGGATGTATGCCAAAGGACAAGGAGTCACACAAGATTACAAAGAAGCGGTCAAGTGGTATCGTCTTGCAGCTGAACAAGGAAATGCTTCAGCACAATTCAACTTGGGATTGATGTATAGCAAAGGAGAAGGAGTCACACAAGACGACAAAGAAGCGGTCAAATGGTTTCGTCTTTCAGCGGAACAGGGAATTGCTGAAGCACAATCCAACTTGGGATTGATGTATTACAACGGACAAGGAGTCACACAAGATTATGTATTAGCACATATGTGGTTTAATATTGCAGGTTCTAATGGACAGAAGGTTGCGATAGAAAATAGAGGTATAGTGGAAAAGAGAATGACTCCACAACAAATAGAGAAAGCGCAAGAAATGGCAAGAAATTGGAAACCGAAAACTAAGTAA
- the umuD gene encoding translesion error-prone DNA polymerase V autoproteolytic subunit: MTLAIPIPSDVASHLPLPLALYRVEAGFPSPADDYMEGSLDLNEHVIKHPAATYFVRASGDSMTGAGIFNGDLLIVDRSLEPVHGKVAIVEVDGQLTVKRLCKLNGRLLLQSENESYPPIELQEGNEVVVWGVVTHVLHNLL; encoded by the coding sequence ATGACACTAGCCATCCCAATTCCCTCAGATGTTGCCAGTCACCTTCCGTTGCCATTGGCCTTGTACCGCGTTGAGGCGGGGTTTCCATCACCCGCTGACGACTACATGGAAGGGTCACTTGACCTTAATGAGCATGTCATCAAGCATCCTGCGGCGACTTACTTTGTCAGGGCATCCGGCGACTCAATGACCGGGGCCGGTATTTTTAATGGCGACCTTTTGATCGTGGACAGGAGCTTAGAACCCGTTCATGGCAAGGTTGCTATTGTTGAAGTAGACGGCCAACTCACGGTAAAACGTCTCTGCAAATTGAATGGGCGACTCTTGCTACAATCCGAAAATGAGAGCTATCCGCCAATTGAATTACAGGAAGGGAATGAGGTTGTGGTTTGGGGTGTCGTCACCCATGTGCTCCATAATTTACTGTGA
- a CDS encoding MG2 domain-containing protein — translation MKTYIGKFFVTAFVSMQLAVGLSLLEASPNVIEKYPSEHFTVTDIQPGPANNEVTLKLDHSISFPALFTWSKKERPRISPRLEFDWNISYANRDHIILSGDFIKGQRYSFVFQPGFELDGKLYKPTKTNFVIEPESSIGFFNDNDVIERNSKQLLHLNLTNIDRFKVHSMKIPPLLLPHVLGRNIDWEKTLDDLNSYQETSANAENFPEDFRELQGQLVKDTQIFNFQKNFKQKPFSIPLTYRRDKDKGSVELIKVESDNPELKAESPYRLVRITDIGITYKRSSNSLLIWLTSIQKGTPIGSQKVYALDDQLHTFYLGTTNSDGVIIFKPGTFKSMKFEKHGEYKMLERFLGLDQIKSLVSMSQDDISFIEIKHGDEFYPEDAQGKRPVDQLQKLISASIFTERGIYRPGDTVFFKGTLRKYSDGKINPYKNETPIMIQNPRGETVFQSTYKPTDFGTLSGDLKLKTEFPLGTYTIFMGPESEYLSTQTFELQEFRAPKHKTLITFETETQKDKEFVNLKIDTKYLKIKIAGQYYVGGPLKNAQVRWKIFHGKTRFEVNGYDNFRFENSEAEEELIESSESILDEDGNAEFSFPIGSMVTTGRRSLIVVASVIDFDGRVATSKMAYQGKPNFLVGMSKHSQTVKAGMDLPMRFVVINNEGTKIQNQKVTVNVLRKGWNYIRKRNDRGEVYWNWQRLWKNVYSVEHEINDSENPFIFSNSYSGDYLVTTSFSSQGKTFTSGNILTVEDGYDSYEQRKKLNPYEKISLVSNKNTYTPGTNAEIKFLPVHKSPVYLITLEREGVLDYKLLQTEEQQPRLEIPLTDNLAPNIYVSILGTIPRTDFPFYPSSIDEGAPNFQFGAINLQVLKETNDLKVVVNNGAESISQKPSTKGTLQISVKDKNGAGKITELAIGIIDEKILALTHYKSPDLSPLSRIEIPLSVGTADLRSRLSKQTPLKMIWNKQLTGGGGLENSSASDTTIRSDFNPVAYFNSSVVTDSDGNATIEYELPDSITSYRVYIVACDKENGFGNTELPLIASKDFYIEPGLPRFFSKGDRFNFLVKAINNSKAGSPLDFTSDATDNLHLVQQGKNYFLDAMDSTQIKIEGEALSTGTASVLFSGNLQGKTDAVQLEVPVHSGHTIGTDVLIGSFKRDLKLALPLERLMEKGFKDEEFIENSRFKLTFSKTPFLRMSEGIAYLLQYPYGCVEQTSSRLLPLVALRGLIDEGHIPEITSEAADKYIKAGVNRLFEMQTESGGFGYWPGNKDPHKMGTLYAMAALSIARKNGVDVPEERMQKSVRYLKDLLNNNEGLDDTFVAFGSYILSLNNAFNPSNMNILRMAKGKSTEAEMFMLLARNNSGSSMQQKFGNNIIKFLQSKTLDIITPPDYGEFNARHRHEAVALLAANSIDSDHPLAHSMAKALIRGMESDGFWTSTSDTGWALYALGEYYKNQKTSSIPVSINVSWGDYSSDEVLTGQKFKIVDLDISSNLKNPILKFKSGTDESIYYKATLKYPRLGYASSGHSNGFYIHKTIENQSGSGSIHVGDIVKVKIDIDVKGLSYEKPYTYVVIDDPLPSGLVAINSAIKTEERMDNEDTDDNEGDYWNSDGTYKLVPNFVEFKDDRVFIFKDRMYWNGTYQYTYYARAIMEGDFILPSTKVQLMYSPQVAGFTPKDKIEISGR, via the coding sequence ATGAAAACTTATATAGGGAAATTCTTCGTCACGGCTTTCGTTTCAATGCAGCTGGCAGTTGGTTTGTCGCTGCTCGAGGCTTCACCAAACGTCATTGAAAAATATCCAAGTGAACACTTTACTGTCACTGACATACAGCCTGGTCCAGCAAATAATGAAGTCACTCTCAAGCTCGACCATTCTATATCCTTTCCGGCCTTATTTACCTGGTCGAAAAAAGAGCGGCCAAGAATTTCGCCTCGACTGGAATTTGATTGGAACATCAGCTACGCAAACCGTGACCATATTATTCTAAGCGGGGATTTCATAAAGGGACAACGATATTCATTTGTATTTCAACCCGGATTTGAGCTGGACGGAAAATTATACAAACCAACGAAGACCAATTTTGTCATAGAGCCTGAATCTTCAATAGGATTTTTCAATGATAATGATGTCATAGAAAGAAACAGCAAACAGTTGCTCCACTTGAACCTGACAAATATCGATAGATTCAAAGTCCATTCGATGAAAATACCTCCCCTTCTCCTCCCTCATGTTCTTGGCCGGAATATTGACTGGGAAAAAACTCTAGACGATTTGAACTCTTACCAGGAAACGAGCGCGAATGCAGAAAACTTTCCTGAGGATTTCAGGGAATTGCAGGGACAGCTGGTAAAAGACACACAAATCTTCAATTTCCAGAAAAACTTCAAACAAAAGCCGTTTTCCATTCCCCTCACATACAGGCGTGATAAGGACAAGGGCTCGGTCGAACTTATAAAGGTTGAGAGTGATAACCCAGAACTCAAAGCCGAATCACCATACAGACTGGTAAGGATTACCGACATTGGAATTACCTACAAGCGTTCAAGTAATAGCCTGCTGATCTGGCTGACCTCCATTCAAAAAGGAACTCCCATAGGCAGTCAAAAGGTTTATGCCTTGGATGACCAGTTGCATACTTTTTATCTTGGTACAACCAATTCAGACGGAGTCATCATTTTCAAACCCGGAACCTTCAAGTCAATGAAATTCGAGAAGCACGGCGAATACAAAATGTTGGAAAGGTTTTTGGGCTTAGACCAGATAAAATCTTTAGTTTCCATGTCGCAAGATGATATTTCCTTTATAGAGATTAAACATGGGGACGAGTTTTACCCAGAGGATGCCCAAGGGAAAAGACCTGTTGATCAACTGCAGAAATTGATATCGGCCAGTATTTTTACGGAGAGAGGAATTTACAGGCCGGGGGATACAGTCTTCTTTAAAGGAACATTAAGAAAATACTCTGATGGCAAAATCAATCCCTACAAAAATGAAACGCCCATCATGATTCAAAATCCTAGAGGCGAGACCGTTTTTCAATCAACATATAAACCTACTGACTTTGGAACCTTGTCAGGAGATTTAAAGCTAAAGACTGAATTCCCGTTGGGAACCTACACAATATTCATGGGGCCTGAGAGTGAATACTTATCCACCCAGACCTTTGAGCTGCAAGAGTTCCGTGCACCAAAGCATAAAACCTTGATTACGTTTGAAACCGAAACACAAAAGGACAAAGAGTTTGTAAACTTAAAAATCGATACAAAGTATTTAAAGATAAAAATAGCAGGCCAATACTACGTTGGAGGGCCGTTAAAGAATGCCCAGGTTAGATGGAAGATATTTCATGGAAAGACCAGGTTCGAAGTCAATGGGTACGATAATTTCAGGTTTGAAAACAGCGAGGCGGAAGAGGAACTCATTGAAAGTAGTGAATCTATTCTCGATGAAGATGGAAATGCCGAGTTCAGCTTCCCAATCGGTTCAATGGTAACAACAGGAAGGAGAAGTCTCATTGTCGTGGCCAGCGTCATTGACTTTGATGGCAGGGTTGCCACCAGTAAAATGGCTTACCAAGGAAAACCGAATTTTCTCGTGGGCATGAGCAAACACTCGCAAACCGTGAAGGCCGGTATGGATTTGCCAATGAGGTTTGTCGTTATCAACAATGAAGGAACTAAAATACAAAATCAAAAGGTTACAGTTAATGTCCTAAGAAAAGGCTGGAATTATATTCGTAAACGAAATGACAGGGGGGAGGTTTACTGGAACTGGCAGAGGTTGTGGAAAAATGTGTATTCTGTAGAACACGAAATCAACGACTCCGAAAACCCGTTCATTTTTTCAAATTCATACAGCGGCGATTACCTGGTGACAACTTCTTTTTCATCACAAGGCAAAACCTTCACATCAGGAAACATTTTAACGGTGGAGGATGGTTACGATTCTTACGAACAGAGGAAAAAGTTAAATCCCTATGAGAAAATCTCACTTGTATCAAATAAAAACACCTATACACCAGGAACCAATGCAGAAATTAAATTCCTTCCCGTTCATAAGTCACCCGTTTACCTGATCACCCTGGAAAGGGAAGGCGTTCTGGATTATAAACTTCTGCAAACAGAAGAACAGCAGCCCAGGCTTGAAATCCCTTTAACAGACAATCTCGCTCCCAATATTTATGTTTCCATTTTAGGGACGATACCTCGAACAGACTTCCCATTTTACCCATCCTCCATCGATGAAGGAGCACCCAATTTTCAGTTTGGTGCAATCAATCTTCAAGTCCTGAAAGAAACTAATGACCTGAAAGTCGTAGTTAATAATGGAGCTGAATCTATTTCCCAGAAACCCTCAACCAAAGGAACTTTACAAATATCTGTTAAAGATAAAAATGGGGCAGGAAAAATAACCGAACTGGCTATTGGTATCATCGATGAAAAAATCCTTGCCCTGACTCACTACAAAAGCCCCGACCTTTCCCCGTTATCCAGGATTGAAATTCCTCTCAGTGTCGGTACGGCTGATCTTCGTTCCCGGCTTTCGAAGCAGACACCGTTAAAGATGATCTGGAACAAACAGCTCACTGGGGGAGGAGGACTTGAAAATTCCTCTGCTTCTGACACGACCATAAGGTCAGACTTCAACCCTGTGGCCTACTTCAACTCGTCAGTCGTCACAGACTCCGATGGAAACGCAACCATAGAATATGAGTTGCCTGATTCCATTACTTCTTATCGCGTTTACATAGTGGCTTGTGATAAGGAGAATGGCTTTGGTAATACAGAGCTTCCATTGATTGCCTCTAAAGATTTCTACATTGAACCAGGACTTCCCAGATTTTTTTCAAAAGGCGACAGGTTTAACTTTCTCGTAAAAGCCATCAACAATTCCAAAGCCGGTTCCCCGCTGGACTTCACGTCAGACGCGACAGACAACCTGCACCTTGTCCAGCAAGGCAAAAACTATTTTCTAGATGCCATGGATTCCACCCAGATCAAGATAGAGGGAGAAGCTCTATCAACTGGCACGGCCTCGGTGCTTTTTTCTGGAAATCTTCAAGGTAAAACAGATGCTGTTCAACTGGAGGTGCCCGTCCACTCGGGTCATACCATTGGCACCGATGTGCTCATTGGTTCATTCAAAAGGGATTTGAAGCTGGCGCTTCCGCTTGAGCGATTAATGGAGAAGGGATTTAAGGATGAAGAATTCATTGAAAATTCTCGTTTCAAGCTTACATTTTCCAAAACACCATTTTTAAGAATGTCTGAGGGAATTGCTTATCTCCTTCAGTATCCGTATGGATGTGTAGAACAGACCAGTTCCAGGCTCCTGCCCCTGGTTGCTCTAAGGGGGCTCATCGATGAAGGGCATATCCCTGAAATCACCTCAGAAGCTGCAGACAAATATATAAAGGCTGGCGTGAACAGGCTGTTCGAGATGCAGACCGAATCGGGTGGCTTCGGGTACTGGCCTGGGAATAAAGATCCCCACAAGATGGGCACCTTGTATGCGATGGCGGCATTGAGCATCGCTAGGAAGAATGGGGTGGATGTCCCGGAAGAACGAATGCAGAAGTCGGTCCGCTACCTTAAAGACCTGCTCAACAATAATGAAGGCCTTGACGACACGTTTGTGGCATTCGGAAGTTACATTCTGTCCTTGAACAATGCCTTCAACCCATCAAACATGAACATACTGAGAATGGCAAAGGGGAAAAGTACTGAAGCTGAAATGTTCATGCTTTTAGCAAGGAACAACTCAGGTTCTTCTATGCAGCAAAAGTTTGGTAATAATATTATAAAATTCCTCCAATCCAAAACGCTCGACATTATTACTCCTCCTGATTACGGCGAGTTTAACGCCAGGCACAGGCATGAAGCCGTGGCTCTCCTGGCTGCGAACTCCATAGACTCTGATCATCCACTGGCACATAGCATGGCAAAGGCCTTAATCCGTGGAATGGAATCAGACGGGTTCTGGACTTCGACAAGTGATACCGGGTGGGCCCTTTACGCACTCGGCGAATATTATAAAAACCAGAAGACCTCCAGCATTCCTGTAAGTATTAACGTCTCATGGGGTGATTATTCTTCAGATGAAGTCCTCACAGGGCAAAAATTCAAGATCGTGGACCTGGATATTTCCTCAAATCTGAAAAACCCAATCTTGAAATTCAAATCAGGCACTGACGAATCCATTTACTACAAAGCAACTTTAAAATATCCAAGGCTGGGGTATGCCAGTTCGGGGCACTCCAATGGATTTTACATCCATAAAACCATAGAAAACCAAAGTGGCTCAGGAAGTATCCATGTAGGAGACATCGTAAAAGTAAAGATCGACATAGATGTTAAAGGTCTATCTTACGAAAAACCTTACACCTATGTGGTAATTGATGACCCGCTTCCCTCAGGTCTCGTTGCCATAAACAGCGCCATCAAGACCGAAGAGCGCATGGACAATGAAGATACTGATGACAATGAGGGCGACTACTGGAACAGCGACGGCACGTATAAACTTGTTCCTAACTTTGTCGAATTCAAGGATGACCGCGTTTTCATCTTTAAGGACAGGATGTATTGGAACGGGACCTATCAGTATACCTATTACGCTCGGGCAATCATGGAGGGGGACTTTATCCTTCCATCAACCAAAGTCCAGCTCATGTACTCCCCTCAGGTGGCAGGCTTCACACCAAAAGATAAAATAGAAATTTCAGGGAGGTGA
- a CDS encoding LysM domain-containing protein, protein MKANSITAFLVFLMMTLFVTEAAYAYSKTSGFPGVFQEHSYTQPRQIIHTVEKNESLWQIARQFDVNFTKLAEINGIKNPDLIFPGTKLIIKIQLDGSILVANKEEPVNNVIPFDFTSREAVAHVIYPDKDDLFSPENPTVSYEVPERISKQQPETSKQPLVFKSFASFLKWFSAELGYTSDMAQARGQSSFEPPTNPTYLNSGSMLTNALLESGDEISSASEYFCSHITDILSPPPKTL, encoded by the coding sequence ATGAAGGCAAATTCCATAACAGCTTTTTTGGTTTTTCTGATGATGACACTATTCGTCACTGAAGCTGCTTATGCCTATTCAAAAACCAGTGGTTTCCCCGGTGTCTTCCAAGAACATAGTTACACCCAGCCAAGACAAATCATTCACACCGTTGAAAAAAATGAAAGCCTCTGGCAGATCGCCAGACAGTTTGATGTGAATTTTACAAAGCTGGCAGAGATCAACGGCATTAAAAATCCCGATTTGATTTTTCCTGGCACCAAGCTGATCATTAAAATCCAGCTCGACGGTTCAATTCTTGTAGCAAACAAGGAAGAACCTGTTAATAACGTCATCCCTTTCGATTTCACCTCCCGTGAAGCGGTGGCCCATGTTATTTATCCGGATAAGGACGACTTGTTCTCTCCTGAGAACCCGACCGTATCCTATGAAGTTCCTGAACGCATATCAAAGCAACAGCCCGAAACTTCAAAGCAGCCTCTGGTATTCAAGAGCTTCGCAAGTTTCCTCAAGTGGTTTTCTGCAGAACTCGGTTATACGAGTGACATGGCACAAGCAAGAGGCCAATCAAGCTTTGAACCTCCAACCAACCCTACATATCTCAACTCCGGGAGTATGCTTACCAATGCACTACTCGAAAGCGGAGACGAGATATCATCTGCGTCCGAATATTTTTGTTCCCACATTACCGACATATTAAGTCCTCCTCCTAAAACTCTGTAA
- a CDS encoding STAS domain-containing protein has protein sequence MNRKTIALQLIGNFHKHVTHRLRKEIMSRLKEQNVVVDLSRVNDIDTSGTALLVECFRISETTNTTFKVVGINRKVKSIFEMRKLSTIFSNLNFSLIPHRADHVLYRSRIV, from the coding sequence TTGAACAGGAAGACCATTGCCCTGCAATTGATTGGCAATTTCCACAAACACGTCACCCACCGGCTCCGCAAGGAAATAATGTCCCGGCTCAAGGAACAGAACGTGGTCGTTGACCTGTCCAGAGTTAATGACATCGATACCTCGGGTACAGCGCTTCTCGTTGAATGTTTCCGGATTAGTGAAACCACGAATACCACATTCAAGGTGGTCGGAATAAACAGGAAGGTCAAATCTATTTTTGAGATGCGGAAACTTTCTACGATATTCAGCAACTTAAACTTTTCGCTCATCCCCCATAGAGCAGACCATGTCTTATACCGCTCCAGAATTGTGTGA